In one Sneathia sanguinegens genomic region, the following are encoded:
- a CDS encoding LrgB family protein: protein MLSILINNQMFGIMLTILIYVLAVKLFVKTNSAILNPILISIVLIIAILKFFNIPYETYNIGGSIFTTLITPATVALAIPLHKNLHLLKKHFLSIITGIIVGNTINCLLVGYICKLFAYKPEIIASFMPKSVTTAIAVGLTENVHGIIPITVILVIVTGITGATLGPGIYKMLNVDDKVAIGVSLGSAAHAVGTSKAIEMDKETGAMAGLSIGLTGLYVILVAPLILRVILS from the coding sequence ATGCTTAGTATTTTAATAAACAATCAAATGTTCGGAATTATGCTTACTATACTTATTTATGTACTAGCAGTAAAATTGTTTGTTAAAACTAATTCAGCTATACTTAATCCTATACTAATATCTATAGTATTAATTATAGCTATATTAAAATTTTTTAATATACCTTATGAAACATACAATATTGGTGGATCAATATTCACTACATTAATAACACCGGCAACCGTAGCTCTAGCAATACCCTTGCATAAAAATTTGCATTTGTTAAAAAAACATTTTTTATCTATTATTACTGGTATTATTGTAGGAAACACAATAAATTGTCTACTTGTTGGCTATATTTGTAAATTATTTGCCTACAAGCCTGAAATAATAGCTTCCTTTATGCCAAAATCTGTAACGACTGCAATAGCCGTAGGACTTACTGAAAATGTTCATGGTATAATTCCTATAACAGTAATTTTAGTAATAGTCACAGGTATAACAGGTGCTACTTTGGGTCCTGGAATTTATAAGATGCTTAATGTTGATGACAAAGTAGCCATAGGTGTTAGCTTAGGTTCTGCAGCTCATGCTGTTGGTACAAGTAAAGCAATAGAAATGGATAAGGAAACTGGTGCTATGGCTGGTTTATCAATAGGACTTACTGGACTTTATGTAATTTTAGTAGCTCCTTTAATACTTAGAGTAATCCTATCATGA
- a CDS encoding CidA/LrgA family protein: MNVYKEIMYILIFSLIGELLSKGLKLPIPGSVIGMIILFIFLELKFLKMKKIEKVGEFLLENLGILFVPAGVGIMSKFNFIKEIWLSFFLIAIFTTIFSLIVTVKIVEFVKNRFEGGEDA, from the coding sequence ATGAATGTTTATAAGGAGATTATGTATATTTTAATATTCTCACTTATAGGAGAGCTTTTATCTAAAGGTTTAAAATTACCTATTCCCGGAAGTGTTATTGGAATGATAATTTTATTTATCTTTTTAGAATTGAAGTTCTTAAAAATGAAAAAAATTGAAAAAGTTGGAGAATTTTTATTAGAAAATTTAGGTATCTTATTTGTTCCTGCTGGAGTTGGAATAATGTCAAAATTCAATTTTATAAAAGAAATTTGGCTAAGTTTTTTTCTTATAGCCATATTTACAACCATATTCTCACTAATTGTTACAGTTAAAATTGTTGAATTTGTTAAAAATAGATTTGAAGGAGGCGAAGATGCTTAG
- a CDS encoding response regulator, with protein MKSALVVDDSQYFRQIIKNILEEYNFNIIEANNGLDAYKKYIVYKPDIVTMDINMPILDGFGSIEKILSYDKNANIIICSSMMFLDVYIAEGLEAGAKACLCKPFTKNELINAIDNVLNGDD; from the coding sequence ATGAAAAGTGCTTTAGTTGTAGATGATAGTCAATATTTTAGACAAATAATTAAAAATATTTTAGAAGAATATAATTTTAATATTATTGAAGCTAACAATGGACTTGATGCTTATAAAAAATATATAGTATATAAGCCTGACATTGTTACAATGGATATAAACATGCCCATACTCGATGGTTTTGGTTCTATAGAAAAAATTTTATCTTATGATAAAAATGCAAATATAATAATATGTAGCTCTATGATGTTTTTGGATGTATATATTGCAGAAGGTCTTGAAGCTGGTGCAAAAGCCTGTCTTTGCAAACCTTTCACAAAAAACGAATTAATAAATGCTATAGATAATGTTTTGAATGGAGATGATTAA
- a CDS encoding Cof-type HAD-IIB family hydrolase, protein MFKAVVTDLDGTLLNKDHFLSTYTKNVINKFLDKGYKLYIATGRVERGARLIADQFSHSLSLITTNGARIIDEKGKEIYSVTLNKKCKDFILNLDYKKYGKEIFINGYSGTDWFVISEEYKDFYSKRRVDKTFGATVIDIEEFKKKDFNKLFFIGSFENLKKIREVLKENISKDANIDFVSENSLEIFDISANKANASLKLLEKDGINPDEVIAFGDGLNDYSMLKLFKNSFIMANALQELKDLLPEKEIIDDSHSDAVAKKIEEVFNL, encoded by the coding sequence ATGTTTAAAGCAGTTGTTACTGATTTGGATGGAACTTTATTAAATAAAGATCATTTTCTTAGCACATATACTAAGAATGTTATTAATAAATTCTTAGATAAGGGGTATAAGCTATACATAGCTACTGGTCGTGTAGAAAGAGGAGCAAGATTAATTGCAGATCAATTTTCACACTCTCTTTCTCTTATTACAACTAATGGTGCTAGAATAATTGATGAAAAAGGTAAAGAAATCTATTCAGTAACATTAAATAAAAAATGTAAAGATTTTATTCTTAATTTGGATTACAAGAAATATGGAAAAGAAATATTCATAAATGGCTATTCTGGAACAGATTGGTTTGTTATTTCTGAAGAATATAAGGATTTTTATTCAAAAAGAAGAGTAGATAAAACTTTTGGTGCTACAGTAATAGATATAGAAGAATTTAAAAAGAAAGACTTTAATAAACTTTTTTTTATAGGCTCTTTTGAAAATTTAAAAAAGATTCGTGAAGTTTTAAAAGAAAATATTTCAAAGGATGCAAATATAGATTTTGTTAGTGAAAATTCCTTAGAAATCTTTGATATTTCAGCTAATAAAGCTAATGCAAGTTTGAAACTTTTAGAAAAAGATGGTATAAATCCTGATGAAGTTATTGCCTTCGGTGATGGTTTAAATGACTATTCTATGTTGAAATTATTTAAAAATAGCTTTATAATGGCTAATGCCTTGCAAGAATTAAAAGATTTATTACCCGAAAAAGAGATTATAGACGATAGTCATTCTGATGCTGTTGCAAAAAAAATTGAAGAGGTTTTTAATTTATGA